The following are from one region of the Spodoptera frugiperda isolate SF20-4 chromosome 20, AGI-APGP_CSIRO_Sfru_2.0, whole genome shotgun sequence genome:
- the LOC118282369 gene encoding probable tubulin polyglutamylase TTLL2 isoform X2 — translation MHYRCYVAFYRRLVSRTGSYKSLGLGASACNVCAERGWRMYPGYHSGLEERWNLWWKTSAFPAASYKTLGDWQFMNHIPKGGSICRKDNLSRLLRCMKRIYGAVYDFSPPCYHLPLEYAKLVSECSRLRRDENGAGANVVWIHKPVAQSQGRGIFLFRSLCEMNCGTSAVVQRYIERPLLIAGYKFDLRLYVCVPGYRPLTAYMYAEGLARFGTDKYTLSDIHNPYRHLTNSSLNKSGPRYAECKDRIGSGCKWTLTQVRKALIGRWGAAEWVVWQRIRALVTLTLLAQAAGTPPARNCFEFYGFDVLLDDCLKPWLLEVNLSPALASDCEADIVVKQPMLHELFDLLGLPMKHTGLAKLKAPPPPTQLTNSSEEENNGGSRARTRSAGRRTARPRRRRALPLHCVTLAGPGATTNTPPPTPPSGLPEKEKIQESAEKTKEVHGARYKTDTNSDADVQSSSNGPTPPTEPVDESWRGGYSTAASRRRVMSACKWGNGVCWNRAIGRVGHWVRIYPHSLPNNDELPVEDVRESVAQVSKFVRAAREVSREFGKDTSGPRDASRDAVFEEALRKKLDFGPHFQVWLPPF, via the exons GTATGCGCTGAACGTGGCTGGCGCATGTACCCTGGCTACCACAGCGGCTTGGAAGAACGATGGAATCTTTGGTGGAAGACCAGCGCCTTCCCGGCGGCTAGCTACAAGACTTTAGGAGATTGGCAG TTCATGAACCATATACCTAAAGGCGGATCGATATGCAGAAAAGACAATCTTTCACGTCTGCTACGTTGCATGAAGAGGATTTACGGAGCTGTGTATGATTTCAG CCCTCCATGCTACCATTTACCCTTGGAGTATGCGAAGCTGGTGTCGGAATGTTCTCGACTGCGACGTGATGAGAACGGAGCGGGAGCCAACGTCGTGTGGATACACAAACCCGTCGCCCAGAGTCAGGGCAGGGGAATCTTTTTGTTTAGG AGCCTGTGCGAGATGAACTGCGGGACGTCGGCGGTGGTGCAGCGCTACATCGAGCGGCCGCTGCTGATCGCGGGCTACAAGTTCGACCTGCGGCTGTACGTGTGCGTGCCGGGCTACAGGCCGCTCACCGCCTACATGTACGCTGAGGGACTCGCGAGATTCG GCACGGACAAGTACACGCTATCGGACATCCACAACCCGTACCGCCACCTGACGAACTCGTCCCTCAACAAGAGCGGCCCGCGATACGCTGAATGTAAGGACCGAATCGGTAGCG GGTGCAAATGGACGTTGACGCAAGTGCGAAAGGCGCTTATAGGGCGCTGGGGTGCCGCAGAGTGGGTGGTTTGGCAGCGGATCAGGGCGCTGGTGACGCTGACCCTGCTGGCCCAGGCGGCTGGTACTCCACCAGCTAGGAACTGCTTCGAATTCTACGGGTTTGACGTCCTACTTGATGATTGCTTGAAGCCTTGGTTGTTGGAG GTGAACCTTTCCCCGGCGTTAGCATCCGACTGCGAGGCTGATATAGTGGTGAAGCAACCGATGCTGCACGAGCTGTTCGACCTCCTGGGACTGCCCATGAAGCACACTGGACTCGCCAAGTTGAAGGCACCTCCTCCACCGACCCAGCTCACCAACAG TTCGGAGGAGGAGAACAACGGCGGGAGTCGCGCGCGCACACGCTCGGCGGGGCGGCGCACGGCACGCCCGCGCCGGCGCCGCGCGCTGCCCCTACACTGCGTCACGCTAGCGGGACCCGGCGCCACCACCAACACGCCACCCCCCACGCCACCCAGCGGATTGCCTGAGAAAGAGAAAATTCAG GAATCGGCGGAAAAAACCAAGGAGGTACACGGTGCGCGGTACAAAACGGATACCAACAGTGATGCTGATGTACAG TCTTCATCGAATGGGCCTACACCGCCAACGGAGCCGGTGGACGAGTCGTGGCGTGGCGGGTACTCCACGGCTGCTTCACGCCGACGTGTCATGTCTGCCTGCAAGTGGGGGAATGGCGTCTGCTGGAATAGGGCCATCGGCAGAGTGGGGCACTGGGTCAGGATATACCCGCATTCCTTACCGAATAATGATGAG cTGCCTGTAGAGGATGTGAGAGAAAGTGTGGCTCAAGTGTCAAAGTTCGTGCGAGCAGCGAGAGAAGTCAGTCGAGAATTCGGCAAGGATACTTCGGGACCTCGGGACGCATCCAGAGATGCCGTTTTCGAAGAAGCACTCCGCAAAAAGTTAGACTTTGGACCCCATTTCCAAGTGTGGTTGCCCCCCTTTTAA
- the LOC118282369 gene encoding probable tubulin polyglutamylase TTLL2 isoform X5 produces MHYRCYVAFYRRLVSRTGSYKSLGLGASACNVCAERGWRMYPGYHSGLEERWNLWWKTSAFPAASYKTLGDWQFMNHIPKGGSICRKDNLSRLLRCMKRIYGAVYDFSPPCYHLPLEYAKLVSECSRLRRDENGAGANVVWIHKPVAQSQGRGIFLFRSLCEMNCGTSAVVQRYIERPLLIAGYKFDLRLYVCVPGYRPLTAYMYAEGLARFGTDKYTLSDIHNPYRHLTNSSLNKSGPRYAECKDRIGSGCKWTLTQVRKALIGRWGAAEWVVWQRIRALVTLTLLAQAAGTPPARNCFEFYGFDVLLDDCLKPWLLEVNLSPALASDCEADIVVKQPMLHELFDLLGLPMKHTGLAKLKAPPPPTQLTNSCSSEEENNGGSRARTRSAGRRTARPRRRRALPLHCVTLAGPGATTNTPPPTPPSGLPEKEKIQSSSNGPTPPTEPVDESWRGGYSTAASRRRVMSACKWGNGVCWNRAIGRVGHWVRIYPHSLPNNDELPVEDVRESVAQVSKFVRAAREVSREFGKDTSGPRDASRDAVFEEALRKKLDFGPHFQVWLPPF; encoded by the exons GTATGCGCTGAACGTGGCTGGCGCATGTACCCTGGCTACCACAGCGGCTTGGAAGAACGATGGAATCTTTGGTGGAAGACCAGCGCCTTCCCGGCGGCTAGCTACAAGACTTTAGGAGATTGGCAG TTCATGAACCATATACCTAAAGGCGGATCGATATGCAGAAAAGACAATCTTTCACGTCTGCTACGTTGCATGAAGAGGATTTACGGAGCTGTGTATGATTTCAG CCCTCCATGCTACCATTTACCCTTGGAGTATGCGAAGCTGGTGTCGGAATGTTCTCGACTGCGACGTGATGAGAACGGAGCGGGAGCCAACGTCGTGTGGATACACAAACCCGTCGCCCAGAGTCAGGGCAGGGGAATCTTTTTGTTTAGG AGCCTGTGCGAGATGAACTGCGGGACGTCGGCGGTGGTGCAGCGCTACATCGAGCGGCCGCTGCTGATCGCGGGCTACAAGTTCGACCTGCGGCTGTACGTGTGCGTGCCGGGCTACAGGCCGCTCACCGCCTACATGTACGCTGAGGGACTCGCGAGATTCG GCACGGACAAGTACACGCTATCGGACATCCACAACCCGTACCGCCACCTGACGAACTCGTCCCTCAACAAGAGCGGCCCGCGATACGCTGAATGTAAGGACCGAATCGGTAGCG GGTGCAAATGGACGTTGACGCAAGTGCGAAAGGCGCTTATAGGGCGCTGGGGTGCCGCAGAGTGGGTGGTTTGGCAGCGGATCAGGGCGCTGGTGACGCTGACCCTGCTGGCCCAGGCGGCTGGTACTCCACCAGCTAGGAACTGCTTCGAATTCTACGGGTTTGACGTCCTACTTGATGATTGCTTGAAGCCTTGGTTGTTGGAG GTGAACCTTTCCCCGGCGTTAGCATCCGACTGCGAGGCTGATATAGTGGTGAAGCAACCGATGCTGCACGAGCTGTTCGACCTCCTGGGACTGCCCATGAAGCACACTGGACTCGCCAAGTTGAAGGCACCTCCTCCACCGACCCAGCTCACCAACAG TTGCAGTTCGGAGGAGGAGAACAACGGCGGGAGTCGCGCGCGCACACGCTCGGCGGGGCGGCGCACGGCACGCCCGCGCCGGCGCCGCGCGCTGCCCCTACACTGCGTCACGCTAGCGGGACCCGGCGCCACCACCAACACGCCACCCCCCACGCCACCCAGCGGATTGCCTGAGAAAGAGAAAATTCAG TCTTCATCGAATGGGCCTACACCGCCAACGGAGCCGGTGGACGAGTCGTGGCGTGGCGGGTACTCCACGGCTGCTTCACGCCGACGTGTCATGTCTGCCTGCAAGTGGGGGAATGGCGTCTGCTGGAATAGGGCCATCGGCAGAGTGGGGCACTGGGTCAGGATATACCCGCATTCCTTACCGAATAATGATGAG cTGCCTGTAGAGGATGTGAGAGAAAGTGTGGCTCAAGTGTCAAAGTTCGTGCGAGCAGCGAGAGAAGTCAGTCGAGAATTCGGCAAGGATACTTCGGGACCTCGGGACGCATCCAGAGATGCCGTTTTCGAAGAAGCACTCCGCAAAAAGTTAGACTTTGGACCCCATTTCCAAGTGTGGTTGCCCCCCTTTTAA
- the LOC118282369 gene encoding probable tubulin polyglutamylase TTLL2 isoform X4 yields the protein MHYRCYVAFYRRLVSRTGSYKSLGLGASACNVCAERGWRMYPGYHSGLEERWNLWWKTSAFPAASYKTLGDWQFMNHIPKGGSICRKDNLSRLLRCMKRIYGAVYDFSPPCYHLPLEYAKLVSECSRLRRDENGAGANVVWIHKPVAQSQGRGIFLFRSLCEMNCGTSAVVQRYIERPLLIAGYKFDLRLYVCVPGYRPLTAYMYAEGLARFGTDKYTLSDIHNPYRHLTNSSLNKSGPRYAEWCKWTLTQVRKALIGRWGAAEWVVWQRIRALVTLTLLAQAAGTPPARNCFEFYGFDVLLDDCLKPWLLEVNLSPALASDCEADIVVKQPMLHELFDLLGLPMKHTGLAKLKAPPPPTQLTNSCSSEEENNGGSRARTRSAGRRTARPRRRRALPLHCVTLAGPGATTNTPPPTPPSGLPEKEKIQESAEKTKEVHGARYKTDTNSDADVQSSSNGPTPPTEPVDESWRGGYSTAASRRRVMSACKWGNGVCWNRAIGRVGHWVRIYPHSLPNNDELPVEDVRESVAQVSKFVRAAREVSREFGKDTSGPRDASRDAVFEEALRKKLDFGPHFQVWLPPF from the exons GTATGCGCTGAACGTGGCTGGCGCATGTACCCTGGCTACCACAGCGGCTTGGAAGAACGATGGAATCTTTGGTGGAAGACCAGCGCCTTCCCGGCGGCTAGCTACAAGACTTTAGGAGATTGGCAG TTCATGAACCATATACCTAAAGGCGGATCGATATGCAGAAAAGACAATCTTTCACGTCTGCTACGTTGCATGAAGAGGATTTACGGAGCTGTGTATGATTTCAG CCCTCCATGCTACCATTTACCCTTGGAGTATGCGAAGCTGGTGTCGGAATGTTCTCGACTGCGACGTGATGAGAACGGAGCGGGAGCCAACGTCGTGTGGATACACAAACCCGTCGCCCAGAGTCAGGGCAGGGGAATCTTTTTGTTTAGG AGCCTGTGCGAGATGAACTGCGGGACGTCGGCGGTGGTGCAGCGCTACATCGAGCGGCCGCTGCTGATCGCGGGCTACAAGTTCGACCTGCGGCTGTACGTGTGCGTGCCGGGCTACAGGCCGCTCACCGCCTACATGTACGCTGAGGGACTCGCGAGATTCG GCACGGACAAGTACACGCTATCGGACATCCACAACCCGTACCGCCACCTGACGAACTCGTCCCTCAACAAGAGCGGCCCGCGATACGCTGAAT GGTGCAAATGGACGTTGACGCAAGTGCGAAAGGCGCTTATAGGGCGCTGGGGTGCCGCAGAGTGGGTGGTTTGGCAGCGGATCAGGGCGCTGGTGACGCTGACCCTGCTGGCCCAGGCGGCTGGTACTCCACCAGCTAGGAACTGCTTCGAATTCTACGGGTTTGACGTCCTACTTGATGATTGCTTGAAGCCTTGGTTGTTGGAG GTGAACCTTTCCCCGGCGTTAGCATCCGACTGCGAGGCTGATATAGTGGTGAAGCAACCGATGCTGCACGAGCTGTTCGACCTCCTGGGACTGCCCATGAAGCACACTGGACTCGCCAAGTTGAAGGCACCTCCTCCACCGACCCAGCTCACCAACAG TTGCAGTTCGGAGGAGGAGAACAACGGCGGGAGTCGCGCGCGCACACGCTCGGCGGGGCGGCGCACGGCACGCCCGCGCCGGCGCCGCGCGCTGCCCCTACACTGCGTCACGCTAGCGGGACCCGGCGCCACCACCAACACGCCACCCCCCACGCCACCCAGCGGATTGCCTGAGAAAGAGAAAATTCAG GAATCGGCGGAAAAAACCAAGGAGGTACACGGTGCGCGGTACAAAACGGATACCAACAGTGATGCTGATGTACAG TCTTCATCGAATGGGCCTACACCGCCAACGGAGCCGGTGGACGAGTCGTGGCGTGGCGGGTACTCCACGGCTGCTTCACGCCGACGTGTCATGTCTGCCTGCAAGTGGGGGAATGGCGTCTGCTGGAATAGGGCCATCGGCAGAGTGGGGCACTGGGTCAGGATATACCCGCATTCCTTACCGAATAATGATGAG cTGCCTGTAGAGGATGTGAGAGAAAGTGTGGCTCAAGTGTCAAAGTTCGTGCGAGCAGCGAGAGAAGTCAGTCGAGAATTCGGCAAGGATACTTCGGGACCTCGGGACGCATCCAGAGATGCCGTTTTCGAAGAAGCACTCCGCAAAAAGTTAGACTTTGGACCCCATTTCCAAGTGTGGTTGCCCCCCTTTTAA
- the LOC118282369 gene encoding probable tubulin polyglutamylase TTLL2 isoform X1, translating into MHYRCYVAFYRRLVSRTGSYKSLGLGASACNVCAERGWRMYPGYHSGLEERWNLWWKTSAFPAASYKTLGDWQFMNHIPKGGSICRKDNLSRLLRCMKRIYGAVYDFSPPCYHLPLEYAKLVSECSRLRRDENGAGANVVWIHKPVAQSQGRGIFLFRSLCEMNCGTSAVVQRYIERPLLIAGYKFDLRLYVCVPGYRPLTAYMYAEGLARFGTDKYTLSDIHNPYRHLTNSSLNKSGPRYAECKDRIGSGCKWTLTQVRKALIGRWGAAEWVVWQRIRALVTLTLLAQAAGTPPARNCFEFYGFDVLLDDCLKPWLLEVNLSPALASDCEADIVVKQPMLHELFDLLGLPMKHTGLAKLKAPPPPTQLTNSCSSEEENNGGSRARTRSAGRRTARPRRRRALPLHCVTLAGPGATTNTPPPTPPSGLPEKEKIQESAEKTKEVHGARYKTDTNSDADVQSSSNGPTPPTEPVDESWRGGYSTAASRRRVMSACKWGNGVCWNRAIGRVGHWVRIYPHSLPNNDELPVEDVRESVAQVSKFVRAAREVSREFGKDTSGPRDASRDAVFEEALRKKLDFGPHFQVWLPPF; encoded by the exons GTATGCGCTGAACGTGGCTGGCGCATGTACCCTGGCTACCACAGCGGCTTGGAAGAACGATGGAATCTTTGGTGGAAGACCAGCGCCTTCCCGGCGGCTAGCTACAAGACTTTAGGAGATTGGCAG TTCATGAACCATATACCTAAAGGCGGATCGATATGCAGAAAAGACAATCTTTCACGTCTGCTACGTTGCATGAAGAGGATTTACGGAGCTGTGTATGATTTCAG CCCTCCATGCTACCATTTACCCTTGGAGTATGCGAAGCTGGTGTCGGAATGTTCTCGACTGCGACGTGATGAGAACGGAGCGGGAGCCAACGTCGTGTGGATACACAAACCCGTCGCCCAGAGTCAGGGCAGGGGAATCTTTTTGTTTAGG AGCCTGTGCGAGATGAACTGCGGGACGTCGGCGGTGGTGCAGCGCTACATCGAGCGGCCGCTGCTGATCGCGGGCTACAAGTTCGACCTGCGGCTGTACGTGTGCGTGCCGGGCTACAGGCCGCTCACCGCCTACATGTACGCTGAGGGACTCGCGAGATTCG GCACGGACAAGTACACGCTATCGGACATCCACAACCCGTACCGCCACCTGACGAACTCGTCCCTCAACAAGAGCGGCCCGCGATACGCTGAATGTAAGGACCGAATCGGTAGCG GGTGCAAATGGACGTTGACGCAAGTGCGAAAGGCGCTTATAGGGCGCTGGGGTGCCGCAGAGTGGGTGGTTTGGCAGCGGATCAGGGCGCTGGTGACGCTGACCCTGCTGGCCCAGGCGGCTGGTACTCCACCAGCTAGGAACTGCTTCGAATTCTACGGGTTTGACGTCCTACTTGATGATTGCTTGAAGCCTTGGTTGTTGGAG GTGAACCTTTCCCCGGCGTTAGCATCCGACTGCGAGGCTGATATAGTGGTGAAGCAACCGATGCTGCACGAGCTGTTCGACCTCCTGGGACTGCCCATGAAGCACACTGGACTCGCCAAGTTGAAGGCACCTCCTCCACCGACCCAGCTCACCAACAG TTGCAGTTCGGAGGAGGAGAACAACGGCGGGAGTCGCGCGCGCACACGCTCGGCGGGGCGGCGCACGGCACGCCCGCGCCGGCGCCGCGCGCTGCCCCTACACTGCGTCACGCTAGCGGGACCCGGCGCCACCACCAACACGCCACCCCCCACGCCACCCAGCGGATTGCCTGAGAAAGAGAAAATTCAG GAATCGGCGGAAAAAACCAAGGAGGTACACGGTGCGCGGTACAAAACGGATACCAACAGTGATGCTGATGTACAG TCTTCATCGAATGGGCCTACACCGCCAACGGAGCCGGTGGACGAGTCGTGGCGTGGCGGGTACTCCACGGCTGCTTCACGCCGACGTGTCATGTCTGCCTGCAAGTGGGGGAATGGCGTCTGCTGGAATAGGGCCATCGGCAGAGTGGGGCACTGGGTCAGGATATACCCGCATTCCTTACCGAATAATGATGAG cTGCCTGTAGAGGATGTGAGAGAAAGTGTGGCTCAAGTGTCAAAGTTCGTGCGAGCAGCGAGAGAAGTCAGTCGAGAATTCGGCAAGGATACTTCGGGACCTCGGGACGCATCCAGAGATGCCGTTTTCGAAGAAGCACTCCGCAAAAAGTTAGACTTTGGACCCCATTTCCAAGTGTGGTTGCCCCCCTTTTAA
- the LOC118282369 gene encoding polyglutamylase complex subunit TTLL1 isoform X7: MVWCRSPPCYHLPLEYAKLVSECSRLRRDENGAGANVVWIHKPVAQSQGRGIFLFRSLCEMNCGTSAVVQRYIERPLLIAGYKFDLRLYVCVPGYRPLTAYMYAEGLARFGTDKYTLSDIHNPYRHLTNSSLNKSGPRYAECKDRIGSGCKWTLTQVRKALIGRWGAAEWVVWQRIRALVTLTLLAQAAGTPPARNCFEFYGFDVLLDDCLKPWLLEVNLSPALASDCEADIVVKQPMLHELFDLLGLPMKHTGLAKLKAPPPPTQLTNSCSSEEENNGGSRARTRSAGRRTARPRRRRALPLHCVTLAGPGATTNTPPPTPPSGLPEKEKIQESAEKTKEVHGARYKTDTNSDADVQSSSNGPTPPTEPVDESWRGGYSTAASRRRVMSACKWGNGVCWNRAIGRVGHWVRIYPHSLPNNDELPVEDVRESVAQVSKFVRAAREVSREFGKDTSGPRDASRDAVFEEALRKKLDFGPHFQVWLPPF, translated from the exons ATGGTCTGGTGCAGAAG CCCTCCATGCTACCATTTACCCTTGGAGTATGCGAAGCTGGTGTCGGAATGTTCTCGACTGCGACGTGATGAGAACGGAGCGGGAGCCAACGTCGTGTGGATACACAAACCCGTCGCCCAGAGTCAGGGCAGGGGAATCTTTTTGTTTAGG AGCCTGTGCGAGATGAACTGCGGGACGTCGGCGGTGGTGCAGCGCTACATCGAGCGGCCGCTGCTGATCGCGGGCTACAAGTTCGACCTGCGGCTGTACGTGTGCGTGCCGGGCTACAGGCCGCTCACCGCCTACATGTACGCTGAGGGACTCGCGAGATTCG GCACGGACAAGTACACGCTATCGGACATCCACAACCCGTACCGCCACCTGACGAACTCGTCCCTCAACAAGAGCGGCCCGCGATACGCTGAATGTAAGGACCGAATCGGTAGCG GGTGCAAATGGACGTTGACGCAAGTGCGAAAGGCGCTTATAGGGCGCTGGGGTGCCGCAGAGTGGGTGGTTTGGCAGCGGATCAGGGCGCTGGTGACGCTGACCCTGCTGGCCCAGGCGGCTGGTACTCCACCAGCTAGGAACTGCTTCGAATTCTACGGGTTTGACGTCCTACTTGATGATTGCTTGAAGCCTTGGTTGTTGGAG GTGAACCTTTCCCCGGCGTTAGCATCCGACTGCGAGGCTGATATAGTGGTGAAGCAACCGATGCTGCACGAGCTGTTCGACCTCCTGGGACTGCCCATGAAGCACACTGGACTCGCCAAGTTGAAGGCACCTCCTCCACCGACCCAGCTCACCAACAG TTGCAGTTCGGAGGAGGAGAACAACGGCGGGAGTCGCGCGCGCACACGCTCGGCGGGGCGGCGCACGGCACGCCCGCGCCGGCGCCGCGCGCTGCCCCTACACTGCGTCACGCTAGCGGGACCCGGCGCCACCACCAACACGCCACCCCCCACGCCACCCAGCGGATTGCCTGAGAAAGAGAAAATTCAG GAATCGGCGGAAAAAACCAAGGAGGTACACGGTGCGCGGTACAAAACGGATACCAACAGTGATGCTGATGTACAG TCTTCATCGAATGGGCCTACACCGCCAACGGAGCCGGTGGACGAGTCGTGGCGTGGCGGGTACTCCACGGCTGCTTCACGCCGACGTGTCATGTCTGCCTGCAAGTGGGGGAATGGCGTCTGCTGGAATAGGGCCATCGGCAGAGTGGGGCACTGGGTCAGGATATACCCGCATTCCTTACCGAATAATGATGAG cTGCCTGTAGAGGATGTGAGAGAAAGTGTGGCTCAAGTGTCAAAGTTCGTGCGAGCAGCGAGAGAAGTCAGTCGAGAATTCGGCAAGGATACTTCGGGACCTCGGGACGCATCCAGAGATGCCGTTTTCGAAGAAGCACTCCGCAAAAAGTTAGACTTTGGACCCCATTTCCAAGTGTGGTTGCCCCCCTTTTAA
- the LOC118282369 gene encoding probable tubulin polyglutamylase TTLL2 isoform X3, which yields MDGGFDDDEPFIFRLNDSGTGPGLLVKVCAERGWRMYPGYHSGLEERWNLWWKTSAFPAASYKTLGDWQFMNHIPKGGSICRKDNLSRLLRCMKRIYGAVYDFSPPCYHLPLEYAKLVSECSRLRRDENGAGANVVWIHKPVAQSQGRGIFLFRSLCEMNCGTSAVVQRYIERPLLIAGYKFDLRLYVCVPGYRPLTAYMYAEGLARFGTDKYTLSDIHNPYRHLTNSSLNKSGPRYAECKDRIGSGCKWTLTQVRKALIGRWGAAEWVVWQRIRALVTLTLLAQAAGTPPARNCFEFYGFDVLLDDCLKPWLLEVNLSPALASDCEADIVVKQPMLHELFDLLGLPMKHTGLAKLKAPPPPTQLTNSCSSEEENNGGSRARTRSAGRRTARPRRRRALPLHCVTLAGPGATTNTPPPTPPSGLPEKEKIQESAEKTKEVHGARYKTDTNSDADVQSSSNGPTPPTEPVDESWRGGYSTAASRRRVMSACKWGNGVCWNRAIGRVGHWVRIYPHSLPNNDELPVEDVRESVAQVSKFVRAAREVSREFGKDTSGPRDASRDAVFEEALRKKLDFGPHFQVWLPPF from the exons GTATGCGCTGAACGTGGCTGGCGCATGTACCCTGGCTACCACAGCGGCTTGGAAGAACGATGGAATCTTTGGTGGAAGACCAGCGCCTTCCCGGCGGCTAGCTACAAGACTTTAGGAGATTGGCAG TTCATGAACCATATACCTAAAGGCGGATCGATATGCAGAAAAGACAATCTTTCACGTCTGCTACGTTGCATGAAGAGGATTTACGGAGCTGTGTATGATTTCAG CCCTCCATGCTACCATTTACCCTTGGAGTATGCGAAGCTGGTGTCGGAATGTTCTCGACTGCGACGTGATGAGAACGGAGCGGGAGCCAACGTCGTGTGGATACACAAACCCGTCGCCCAGAGTCAGGGCAGGGGAATCTTTTTGTTTAGG AGCCTGTGCGAGATGAACTGCGGGACGTCGGCGGTGGTGCAGCGCTACATCGAGCGGCCGCTGCTGATCGCGGGCTACAAGTTCGACCTGCGGCTGTACGTGTGCGTGCCGGGCTACAGGCCGCTCACCGCCTACATGTACGCTGAGGGACTCGCGAGATTCG GCACGGACAAGTACACGCTATCGGACATCCACAACCCGTACCGCCACCTGACGAACTCGTCCCTCAACAAGAGCGGCCCGCGATACGCTGAATGTAAGGACCGAATCGGTAGCG GGTGCAAATGGACGTTGACGCAAGTGCGAAAGGCGCTTATAGGGCGCTGGGGTGCCGCAGAGTGGGTGGTTTGGCAGCGGATCAGGGCGCTGGTGACGCTGACCCTGCTGGCCCAGGCGGCTGGTACTCCACCAGCTAGGAACTGCTTCGAATTCTACGGGTTTGACGTCCTACTTGATGATTGCTTGAAGCCTTGGTTGTTGGAG GTGAACCTTTCCCCGGCGTTAGCATCCGACTGCGAGGCTGATATAGTGGTGAAGCAACCGATGCTGCACGAGCTGTTCGACCTCCTGGGACTGCCCATGAAGCACACTGGACTCGCCAAGTTGAAGGCACCTCCTCCACCGACCCAGCTCACCAACAG TTGCAGTTCGGAGGAGGAGAACAACGGCGGGAGTCGCGCGCGCACACGCTCGGCGGGGCGGCGCACGGCACGCCCGCGCCGGCGCCGCGCGCTGCCCCTACACTGCGTCACGCTAGCGGGACCCGGCGCCACCACCAACACGCCACCCCCCACGCCACCCAGCGGATTGCCTGAGAAAGAGAAAATTCAG GAATCGGCGGAAAAAACCAAGGAGGTACACGGTGCGCGGTACAAAACGGATACCAACAGTGATGCTGATGTACAG TCTTCATCGAATGGGCCTACACCGCCAACGGAGCCGGTGGACGAGTCGTGGCGTGGCGGGTACTCCACGGCTGCTTCACGCCGACGTGTCATGTCTGCCTGCAAGTGGGGGAATGGCGTCTGCTGGAATAGGGCCATCGGCAGAGTGGGGCACTGGGTCAGGATATACCCGCATTCCTTACCGAATAATGATGAG cTGCCTGTAGAGGATGTGAGAGAAAGTGTGGCTCAAGTGTCAAAGTTCGTGCGAGCAGCGAGAGAAGTCAGTCGAGAATTCGGCAAGGATACTTCGGGACCTCGGGACGCATCCAGAGATGCCGTTTTCGAAGAAGCACTCCGCAAAAAGTTAGACTTTGGACCCCATTTCCAAGTGTGGTTGCCCCCCTTTTAA